Genomic segment of Truepera radiovictrix DSM 17093:
CGGCGCCCTTGTTGCGCTCGATGATCTCGTGGGCGATGCGGGTGAGCGCGCGCGCCATCTCGCCAGCGTTCATGAGGGTACTTTTGGCCTTGAGCGTCACCGCCGCACCGCCAGCGGGCCAAAAAAAAGCGCCGGACGGGCGGCGGGTGCGGTGCGCGGTACTGGTGTGCGAGGTACGGGTGTGAGCGTCATGTCCTTCCCTTTCCGGCCTCACGGGGCCGAGTTAAAGGTGCCTTACGATACCAGACCCGCGGGGGCTTGTCCAAACCGGTAGGGCTCTGGCGCTACTGACCGTGTACCCGACGCACGCCCACACGGGGCTGTAGGCGGCCTCGTCCGCACCGTCGGCGAGCTGGACGTGCGGGTGGGGTGGGCGCTGTCGGGGTAGCAGCAGTGCGGGTAGACGGGCGCGCCGACGTGTGGGCGCGCCACGACCCCTCCCGGCCGAGCGAAGCGCTATGGCTTCGCGTAAAACCCGCGTTAGGGGTAAACCGGGGGCCGCAGCCCCCGAAGTTCAGGCGTGCGCCGCGAGGTAACGCTCGACGAGGCGCATGTTGCGCTTGTTGACCTTCCAGAAAAAGTCGAAGAGGTCGCCGATCAGCGGAATGCTGCCGACGAAGGAGTTCAGAAAGGCGTTAAAGACCATGCGCGCGACCAGGCGCCGGGGTAGCCCCAAACGCGCCGCTTTGAAGATGATGTAGCACGACAGGGCGAAGCCGCTGACGTCGCCGATGATGGGGACGAGCCCCAAAAGGGGCTCTAAGCCGATCCGGTAGTTGATGACGGGCAAGCGGATCGCCTCGTCTAGAAGGTGCGCGAAGTGGCGCAGGTCGCGCAGCTCGCGGGTGTAGTCGATGCGCGCGCCCGCGCGGGCACCGGTGTAGGCGTAGCTTCCGTATTGGGCTGCTGTCATACGCTTTTACCCCCTCGTCCGTCCCACCCGGCATACGAGTAGAACCGCCCTGTTTTACCATCTCGCAGGTAGTTGGCGAGCGGTTCGCGAATGGGCGGGATGGGGATCAGCCGCTCAACCTCCTCGACCGGAAAAAAGCGCGCTTCGACGATGAAGCCGTCCGGGTCTCTGGGGTTTAAGAGGCCGTCGTAGGAGGCGACGAAAGCGAACGACAGCGCGCGGTCGTTACGCCTGACGTCCTCGACGTGCACCGAGTACGCGAGGTGTTCGACGCGCTTAATCACCAGGCCGGTCTCCTCTTTGACCTCCCGTGCGAGCGCGTCTAGCGTGCTTTCCCCCCGCTCGACCACCCCACCCGGAAGGGTGTAGCGGACGTTGCCGAACCCCTGCCAGTCGTTGCCCACCAACAGCACCCGACCCTTTGCATCGAGCAAGATCGCGGCGGCAACGACGAACTCACGCCGCGCCACCTGTAGGGGTGCCACTGGGGGCGTGGGCGGTCGCGGAGGCGCTCGCAAGGCGCCCCAGCTGCTCTTGCTGCTCGGCGCTGCTCAGCGCTTCGGTCAGCTCGTCGAGCTTACCCAGCAAGACGTCGCTCAGGTTGTGGGTGGTGTAACCGATGCGGTGGTCGGTGATGCGCGACTGGGGAAAGTTGTACGTGCGGATCTTTTCGCTCCGCTCCCCCGAACCGATCTGCACGAGCCGCGCCTCGCGCGCTTCGGCGGCGGCCCTTTCGCGTTCGCGCTCCAAAAGCCGCGCGCGAAGCACCGCAAGCGCTTTCTCCTTGTTTTTGATCTGCGACTTGCCGTCTTGGCAGGTGACGACGATCTCGTCGCTCGTACCGGGTTTGTAGGTGATCCTAACGGCCGAGTCGGTGGTGTTGACCGACTGCCCCCCCGGTCCCGAGGAGCGAAAGACGTCGACGCGGTAGTCGGCGGGGGAGAGCTGCACGTCGACGTCCTCGGCTTCGGGCAAGACCGCGACGGTCACCGTGCTCGTGTGGATGCGCCCTTGCGTCTCGGTCGCGGGCACGCGCTGCACCCGGTGCACCCCCGACTCGAACTTGAACTTGCTGTAGGCGCCGCGCCCGAGGATCTCGAAACTCACCTTGGAAAACCCGCCTACGCTGCTCGGGTGCGAGTCGAGCACCTCCGTTTTAAAGCCCTGCGCTTCGGCGTAGCGCCGATACATCTCGAACACCTCGGCGGCGAAGAGCGAGGCTTCGTCGCCGCCGGCAGCGGCGCGGATCTCGACGATGACGTTTTTGTCGTCGAAGGGGTCTTTGGGAA
This window contains:
- the prfA gene encoding peptide chain release factor 1; translation: MIEKLENLRREFDELEASLGDPELIADQARYREAMGRYSELQTIVRTYREYKDLVDGLQNAREALADPELAEMAREEIAALEPQLEALERRLERLLLPKDPFDDKNVIVEIRAAAGGDEASLFAAEVFEMYRRYAEAQGFKTEVLDSHPSSVGGFSKVSFEILGRGAYSKFKFESGVHRVQRVPATETQGRIHTSTVTVAVLPEAEDVDVQLSPADYRVDVFRSSGPGGQSVNTTDSAVRITYKPGTSDEIVVTCQDGKSQIKNKEKALAVLRARLLERERERAAAEAREARLVQIGSGERSEKIRTYNFPQSRITDHRIGYTTHNLSDVLLGKLDELTEALSSAEQQEQLGRLASASATAHAPSGTPTGGAA
- a CDS encoding NUDIX hydrolase; this translates as MARREFVVAAAILLDAKGRVLLVGNDWQGFGNVRYTLPGGVVERGESTLDALAREVKEETGLVIKRVEHLAYSVHVEDVRRNDRALSFAFVASYDGLLNPRDPDGFIVEARFFPVEEVERLIPIPPIREPLANYLRDGKTGRFYSYAGWDGRGGKSV
- a CDS encoding DUF4112 domain-containing protein, with protein sequence MTAAQYGSYAYTGARAGARIDYTRELRDLRHFAHLLDEAIRLPVINYRIGLEPLLGLVPIIGDVSGFALSCYIIFKAARLGLPRRLVARMVFNAFLNSFVGSIPLIGDLFDFFWKVNKRNMRLVERYLAAHA